In Chryseobacterium sp. C-71, the genomic window TTACGTTCAGGATGGGGATTCTGTTCTTTTCACAGGTTCTGCAACGACAGGTAGAAAACTAAAATCTTTACCATCAGTTTCAGGAAATTCTGTTCGATTTAATATGGAAGCAGATTCTTTGAACTGTTCTATTCTTGGTTTGGATGCAAAACCGGGAACTCCTGAATTTGATTTATTTATTAAAGAAGTTCGTACAGAAATGACAACAAAAGCCGGACAGAAGTGTACGGCGATCAGAAGAATTATCGTTCCTGAAAACTTAATTGGTGATGTTCAAAATGCTTTATCAAAAGCTTTAGACCAAACAAAAATCGGAAATCCATTAAGCAGAGAAACCAAAATGGGATCTTTGGTTGGAAAACAACAGTACGATGAGGTTTTAAGAAAAGTAAATATCTTAAAAACCGAAACTGAATTAATTTACGATGGAAAACATGAACTGGTAGATGCTGATTACGAAAACGGCGCATTTATGTCTCCGAAATTATTCTTAAATGATTCTCCATTTACAAAAAATATCTCTCATGATGTCGAAGCTTTCGGTCCGGTTTCTACGTTAATGCCTTACAAAGATGCGGAGGAAGCCGCAGCTTTGGCAAAAAGAGGAAAAGGAAGTTTAGTTGGATCAATTATTTCTCATGACGAGAAATTTGTAGCTGAAACGTCTTGGAAAATGGCTTCTCAGCATGGAAGAATTTTCGTTTTAAACAGAGACAATGCCAAAGAAAGTACAGGCCACGGTTCTCCGCTTCCGACTTTGATGCACGGTGGTCCCGGAAGAGCAGGTGGTGGCGAGGAAATGGGCGGACTGAACGGTCTTCATTTCTTCCTTCAAAAAACAGCAATTCAAGGTTCGCCAGATATTTTAACAGCAATTACGAAAGTATATCAACAAGGTGCTGAAAAAAAATATTCGGATAAACATCCTTTTCAGAAATATTTTGAGGAAGTTGAAGTTGGCGATTCTCTGGAGACTGCGGGACGAACAGTGACTGATGCAGACATTGTGAATTTCTCTAATGTTTCGTGGGATCATTTCTATGCTCATACAGATGCTACGAGTTTGTCGGGAACTATTTTCGATAAAACGGTTGCTCACGGATATTTCATCCTTTCTGCAGCGGCTGGATTATTTGTTTCAGGGAAAAAAGGTCCTGTTATCGCCAATTACGGATTAGAAAACTGTTCTTTCTTCAAGCCTGTTTATGCGGGAGATACGATTACGGTTTATTTAACAGCAAAAGAAAAGATCAACCGTGGAGTAAAAGGAAGAAACATTCCTTCCGGAGTTGTAAAATGGTTGGTTGAGGTTGTGAATCAAAGAGATGAGGTAGTTTGTGTGGCGACGATTTTAACTTTAGTGGCTAAACATTCTCCGTTTATTGATTTTAAAGTTCAGAATATTCAGAAAAAATTAAATGCTCTGACTGAAAATACGCAACCTGTTTTTGGAGATTTTACTCCGCAATTGATGGTTGAGCATTTGGAAGAAGTTTTGAGAAATGGTTTCGGTGATTTGAAAGCGGAAGATTTCCCTGAAATTCCTGCCGAAAAATTAGAACTGCTTCAAGATTGGTTATACACCGATAAAAAGATTCGTCCAGGAGCACAATATCCTTTATGGAAAGAAGGCGAAGTTCCTCAGAATAAAAATAAAAATCTGGACGAAGCAAAGGCGAAATTAATCGAAACCTTGAAAGAGTTTACCGTTTATTTCAAAGAAAATCCTTTTGCGGAACATTATAATCCAAGATTCGGACATTTGAATAAAGAGATGATGGAGCTTTTCCAGAGAAAGCATTTTACGCATCATTTTGAGCAGTTTGGATTGATTTAATTCAAAATTAAACGATAAAATTACAATTCCTTTTGGCTTTTGGCTGAAGGGATTTTTAGTATATTTAAATATGAAATTTTTAAGGTTTGCCATTTTAATATTTATAATTTCTTCTTGTTCGAAAAGTAAAGAACAAAATATTAACGCTTATTTTTCGGAAGAAAAGTTCGCAGACAGTTTAAATGTTGGTTTGAGGGGAAAAACAAAAGTGGAGATTGAGAAATTTCGAAATGATAATACAGAGGATAATCTTATTATTCTAAATTTTTATCAACGAGACAGTATTTGGGATTTTAAAAAGCAAAAAAATATTGGAAATGTCTGGAAACAAACCAATAGATTTTACTTTGATAAAGATGGAGTTACTGGCATCGATGCTGAAATTTCCGATTTTAATAGTGACGGATATAAAGACTTCATATATGAAAGTGGAATCGCAGCAAGAGGAGGAAATACAATCAAAACGTTATTCATTTATAATCCAAAAAATAAAGATTTTGTGCATATAAAAAACTCTGATGATTATCCTAACCTGAGTTTTAACTCAAAATTAAATTGTATCAATTCTCTTATTTTGACAGGTTCTGTAACGACTCATTTTTTAAAATTAAAACAAGATTCTTTAATTGAATTTGCCAGAGTTGATGTTTCAGACAAGATATTGGTGGAGGAAAGAGATTCATCAGGTCAATTTAAAATTATTGAAGAAAAGAAATTTGAAGGAAATGATGGTGATTTTTACTTAGGGTATTTCAATTATAAACCGCTAGAAAAATGATTTAAAATCATCCATCTTGTTTTAAAAATTTATTTTTTTATTATGTTAATAATAATTAAACTTTCAAGATTAAAATAATTCACACATCTTTTACGCGTTTTTGATTGATTTTTTCAAATAAAATAAGGATATTTGGGGTGAGCTTTTTATAGCTGCTTTTTAAATAAAAAAATATTATGATAACAGAATTTTTCAAAGACTTCGACTTTAAGAATTTTTGGAGTGAATGCAGCTACTCTGCAAGAGACTACATCGGTAGTATCGCTGATGACGAGATGATTGATTCTGTTGAAAAAGAATTGGGATACAAACTTCCCGGCTCTTACATTCAGATGATGAAGACACAGAACGGTGGCTTGGCAAACAAATCTGTTTTCCCTACTACTGAAGCCAATTCTTGGGCAGATGATCATGTGGCAATTAATGGTATTATGGGAATTGGGCGAGAACGTATTTATTCGCTTTGCGGAGAAATGGGGAGTCAGTTTATGATTGATGAATGGGGTTATCCTGCAATCGGAGTGTATTTTGCAGACTGTCCGTCAGCAGGACATGATATGATTTTATTTGATTATTCAAACTGTGGTAAAGATGGTGAGCCCGAAGTAGTGCATATAGATCAGGAAAATAATTTTAAGAAAACTTTTTTGGCTAAAGATTTTGAAACTTTTATAAAAGGTTTGAAAGTTGAAGAGGAATTTTAGGTAGAATAAAAAATCCTGAATTTTAAAAATTACAATTAAATCATCATCAATTATGAACGAAAGCTGGTTGAAAAAATGGGAAGAAGTAAAAGATGTTTTAGTTTGTCCTACAGACCTTGAAACATATTTTACCTCGAATGAAATTCTTGGACAGAAAATGGAGACGATCGAAATAGGCAATGTTTCGCTACCGTCCGGAAAAATAGTGGTGAGAGATCCGCTTGTTTATCTGAGTTCTGATGAAAAACCATACTTCATTCAAGCTCCGAAAGGAAATTTCCCGGTTACGGTTGCTGTGGTGAAATCTGAGGATTGGGGAGACCGGTATGCTGTAGTAAAAGTTGAATTTACCAAAGAAAAACCTGTCGTTTATCGTGAAGCTTTAATTGGAATTGAAGACTTGGAAGATGTAACCGCAGACGATTTTTTTGGTTTCAGTGTAGATGCAGGTTTAGGATGTATTACCGATGCTGAAGTTCTTCCTTCTGTAGATCAATTTATTGCTGCAACAGATTTCGACAATGTGTACGATGATTATTTTGCTGAAATTTTTGCACAGAGTTACAAAGATCATCCAGACAATCAGAGAGATGCCGGAGACTGGATCAATTGGACGGTTCCCAATACAGACTATCAGATTCCGATGTTTGCGAGCGGGTTTGGTGACGGGAGCTATCCTGTATATTTTGCGTACGATACTCATGGTGAAATTTGTGGATTATACATTCAGTTTATCGATGTCGAATTGGCTTTGAGTGAAGATGGAGACGATGAAGATGTAGAATAAAATGTCTGGTAAAACTTTTGCAGATCAGGTAGTTGAATTTAATAAAAAATTAAATTTTACTGGAATTCTTCCTAATGATTTTCAGGTTCTGAATCCGTATTTGGATAACCCTGAAACGCTGGCTGTGATGCAAAAGTTTTATCAGAAATATTATAATGATTCCAGTCAAAGGAAATTTATGATTGGAATTAATCCCAGCCGTCATGGCGCAGGAGTTACCGGAGTTCCATTTACTGATACAAAGCGGTTGGAAACGGTTTGCGGAATTAAAATGGAATCTTCTCATACGCATGAAATCTCTTCCGTTTTTATATACGACATGATTGCAGCTTACGGCGGCGCAGAAGAATTTTACAAAGATTTTTACATCAATTCACCTTTTCCTTTGGCAATCGTACGAAAATCAAAAGGTAGTTGGATTAATGCCAATTATTATGATGACAAAGAACTTTTCAATGATGTGAAAGATTTTATGATCGATTCTTTAAAGAAACATATCAGCTTAGGTCTAGATACTTCTGAAGTTTTCGTTTTAGGAAAGAAAAATGCAGATTTTATTTCAAAATTAAATGCTGAAGCAAAATTATTTGATCAAATGACGGTGTTGGATCATCCCAGATATATTCAACAGTATAAATCGAAAGAAAAAGATTTGTATATTGATAAGTATATTTTGTCCTTGAAAAAAATAAATGCTAAGTCCTGAGTCGGATTATCGAAGGTGCATTCCGTAGGAATAATATTTGTGTAGCAATTTCAAATCGATGATTACGGAGTCTACGGACCGAATATTAATTTAAAATCAAAAAATTATGCCTTGGAATCCTGAAATTTATAATCAGTTTAAAAACATCCGTTATCAGCCATTTTTTGATTTGATGAATTTAATTTCATCTGAAAATCTGAAAAAAGCTATCGACATCGGTTGTGGAACGGGCGAGCAAACTCATATTCTTTCAGAAAAATTTTCTCATGCAGAATTTCTGGGAATTGATTCTTCAGCAGAAATGCTTGCCGAAGCCAATCAGTTTCAAAATGGTAAATTGAATTTCAAGCAAACGACGGTTGAAGATTTAATTAATTCAAAAAAGAAATGGGATTTGATTTTCAGTAACGCTGCATTACAATGGTCTGATGATCATCAAACATTATTTCCAAAATTAATCTCATTATTAAGTGAAAACGGACAGTTCGCTATACAAATGCCGATTCAGGCTGAGAATGTTTTAAATAAAATATTATTCCAACTCGCTTCGGAAGAACCTTTTCGTACTCAACTTGATGGTTGGAACAGGCTTTCACCTGTTTTGAGTATTGACGACTACGCTCAAATCATGTTTGCTCATAGTTT contains:
- a CDS encoding DUF4241 domain-containing protein; translated protein: MNESWLKKWEEVKDVLVCPTDLETYFTSNEILGQKMETIEIGNVSLPSGKIVVRDPLVYLSSDEKPYFIQAPKGNFPVTVAVVKSEDWGDRYAVVKVEFTKEKPVVYREALIGIEDLEDVTADDFFGFSVDAGLGCITDAEVLPSVDQFIAATDFDNVYDDYFAEIFAQSYKDHPDNQRDAGDWINWTVPNTDYQIPMFASGFGDGSYPVYFAYDTHGEICGLYIQFIDVELALSEDGDDEDVE
- the paaZ gene encoding phenylacetic acid degradation bifunctional protein PaaZ, with translation MEKLKNYIHGEWVEGTGNGIPLYNAVTGEQVAVSDTEGLNFEQALDFGRTVGYKNLSSMTFYDRGEMLKKVALYLLERKKKYYELSYKTGATHADSWVDIEGGFGTFFTYSGLAKRMLPNTPFWVDGETQKISANGTFLGTHILTPSEGVSVQINAYNFPVWGMLEKLSTSLLAGVPSIVKPSPYGSYLTNAVFKDMIESGFLPEGALQLVCGEPGNILDYVQDGDSVLFTGSATTGRKLKSLPSVSGNSVRFNMEADSLNCSILGLDAKPGTPEFDLFIKEVRTEMTTKAGQKCTAIRRIIVPENLIGDVQNALSKALDQTKIGNPLSRETKMGSLVGKQQYDEVLRKVNILKTETELIYDGKHELVDADYENGAFMSPKLFLNDSPFTKNISHDVEAFGPVSTLMPYKDAEEAAALAKRGKGSLVGSIISHDEKFVAETSWKMASQHGRIFVLNRDNAKESTGHGSPLPTLMHGGPGRAGGGEEMGGLNGLHFFLQKTAIQGSPDILTAITKVYQQGAEKKYSDKHPFQKYFEEVEVGDSLETAGRTVTDADIVNFSNVSWDHFYAHTDATSLSGTIFDKTVAHGYFILSAAAGLFVSGKKGPVIANYGLENCSFFKPVYAGDTITVYLTAKEKINRGVKGRNIPSGVVKWLVEVVNQRDEVVCVATILTLVAKHSPFIDFKVQNIQKKLNALTENTQPVFGDFTPQLMVEHLEEVLRNGFGDLKAEDFPEIPAEKLELLQDWLYTDKKIRPGAQYPLWKEGEVPQNKNKNLDEAKAKLIETLKEFTVYFKENPFAEHYNPRFGHLNKEMMELFQRKHFTHHFEQFGLI
- a CDS encoding SMUG2 DNA glycosylase family protein, whose product is MSGKTFADQVVEFNKKLNFTGILPNDFQVLNPYLDNPETLAVMQKFYQKYYNDSSQRKFMIGINPSRHGAGVTGVPFTDTKRLETVCGIKMESSHTHEISSVFIYDMIAAYGGAEEFYKDFYINSPFPLAIVRKSKGSWINANYYDDKELFNDVKDFMIDSLKKHISLGLDTSEVFVLGKKNADFISKLNAEAKLFDQMTVLDHPRYIQQYKSKEKDLYIDKYILSLKKINAKS
- a CDS encoding XAC2610-related protein, whose translation is MKFLRFAILIFIISSCSKSKEQNINAYFSEEKFADSLNVGLRGKTKVEIEKFRNDNTEDNLIILNFYQRDSIWDFKKQKNIGNVWKQTNRFYFDKDGVTGIDAEISDFNSDGYKDFIYESGIAARGGNTIKTLFIYNPKNKDFVHIKNSDDYPNLSFNSKLNCINSLILTGSVTTHFLKLKQDSLIEFARVDVSDKILVEERDSSGQFKIIEEKKFEGNDGDFYLGYFNYKPLEK
- a CDS encoding SMI1/KNR4 family protein, with translation MITEFFKDFDFKNFWSECSYSARDYIGSIADDEMIDSVEKELGYKLPGSYIQMMKTQNGGLANKSVFPTTEANSWADDHVAINGIMGIGRERIYSLCGEMGSQFMIDEWGYPAIGVYFADCPSAGHDMILFDYSNCGKDGEPEVVHIDQENNFKKTFLAKDFETFIKGLKVEEEF
- a CDS encoding methyltransferase domain-containing protein, whose product is MPWNPEIYNQFKNIRYQPFFDLMNLISSENLKKAIDIGCGTGEQTHILSEKFSHAEFLGIDSSAEMLAEANQFQNGKLNFKQTTVEDLINSKKKWDLIFSNAALQWSDDHQTLFPKLISLLSENGQFAIQMPIQAENVLNKILFQLASEEPFRTQLDGWNRLSPVLSIDDYAQIMFAHSLKDLSISVKVYPIIADNAEKLYQFISGSALIPYVERLDEVSRENFISEYKKRIKNHFKSFPAMYAFKRLLLYGKK